From Paenibacillus sp. V4I7, one genomic window encodes:
- a CDS encoding carbohydrate ABC transporter permease yields MNPQVNKVIHPKKRRKWSLDKKEALEGYGFVAPWFIGFLIFTAGPLLFSLYASFTNYDITSRMDFIGFDNYKRMFTEDPLFWKSLRNTLYYVALAVPLTTMGSVILAVLLNVKIPGMRWFRTIYYLPTVLSGVAVYMLWMMLLNPDSGLINTVLGWIGIEGPAWLTDPAWTKNAIVMMKMWAVGGGMLLFLAALQGVSDHLYEAAEIDGASSIRKLWHITVPMITPVIFFDVVTSLIGGFQIFQEGYVMADDPGAPGSPANSLLFFNLHMFLKAFKIFDMGYAMAMAWFLFIIAIIVTIINMVMSKYWVHYEGGDSR; encoded by the coding sequence TTTCGTTGCTCCGTGGTTTATTGGTTTTCTGATATTTACAGCCGGTCCTCTTTTGTTCTCTTTATACGCTAGCTTTACGAACTATGACATCACGTCACGTATGGACTTTATTGGTTTTGACAACTATAAACGCATGTTTACGGAAGATCCTTTGTTCTGGAAATCACTCCGAAATACCCTTTACTATGTTGCACTTGCCGTTCCGTTAACCACGATGGGCTCTGTGATTCTTGCCGTTTTATTGAATGTGAAAATTCCCGGCATGCGATGGTTTCGGACGATTTATTACCTGCCAACCGTCTTGTCCGGTGTAGCTGTTTATATGCTTTGGATGATGCTTCTTAACCCAGATTCAGGTCTCATTAATACGGTGCTCGGCTGGATTGGAATTGAAGGACCTGCTTGGCTGACGGATCCGGCTTGGACGAAAAATGCGATTGTCATGATGAAAATGTGGGCAGTCGGCGGAGGGATGCTGCTGTTTCTAGCAGCGCTGCAAGGAGTATCCGATCATTTGTATGAAGCAGCGGAAATTGATGGCGCATCCAGTATTCGTAAGCTTTGGCATATCACTGTACCGATGATTACGCCTGTTATTTTCTTTGATGTCGTCACAAGCTTAATCGGTGGCTTCCAAATTTTCCAGGAGGGCTATGTCATGGCCGATGACCCTGGTGCTCCGGGATCTCCAGCGAACTCCCTCTTATTTTTCAATCTTCATATGTTCTTGAAAGCTTTCAAAATATTCGATATGGGATACGCCATGGCAATGGCTTGGTTCCTATTCATTATCGCGATTATTGTTACCATCATTAATATGGTGATGTCGAAGTATTGGGTTCACTACGAAGGAGGAGATTCGCGATGA
- a CDS encoding carbohydrate ABC transporter permease, giving the protein MTVAAAVTKKSYHQSRKTKQRISKWVVTLILIIGSLSFLMPFWWMIQTSLKSLTEVVTYPPTWFPKKFVWANYKEAWEAGNFARYSANSLLIASTAVFAHVISNSFIAYGFAKIRFPGKGLLFSIILGTMIIPGFVTLIPQYILFSKLHWVGTYLPLVIPGFFGSAFHIFLIRQFYLGIPNDLVEAAKIDGASHLYIWRSIMLPLAKPALATVAIGTFTGAWNDFLGPLLYVNDESKYTLQLGLQAFKVSSGVSQWHLLMAGSVMVMIPVIAIFFIFQRYFIEGMNISAGTKG; this is encoded by the coding sequence ATGACTGTCGCTGCAGCTGTAACTAAGAAATCATACCATCAAAGCCGCAAGACCAAGCAAAGGATCTCCAAATGGGTCGTAACCCTTATTCTCATTATCGGCAGTTTGTCTTTTCTCATGCCGTTCTGGTGGATGATTCAAACATCCTTGAAATCGTTGACAGAAGTGGTGACATATCCGCCGACCTGGTTTCCTAAAAAATTCGTTTGGGCCAATTATAAAGAGGCTTGGGAAGCAGGGAATTTTGCGAGATATTCGGCCAATTCGCTGCTAATCGCTTCAACCGCAGTGTTTGCACATGTAATCTCTAACTCGTTCATCGCTTATGGATTTGCGAAGATTCGCTTTCCCGGAAAAGGGCTGCTGTTTTCCATTATTCTTGGAACGATGATTATTCCGGGGTTTGTCACATTGATTCCTCAGTATATTTTATTCTCTAAATTACATTGGGTTGGTACTTACTTGCCCTTGGTCATTCCAGGTTTTTTCGGAAGTGCCTTCCATATCTTTCTCATACGTCAATTCTATTTGGGTATCCCCAATGATTTAGTTGAAGCAGCGAAAATTGACGGCGCAAGCCACTTGTATATTTGGCGTTCGATCATGCTTCCGTTGGCTAAACCGGCACTCGCTACGGTGGCAATCGGTACATTTACAGGAGCTTGGAACGATTTCCTCGGACCGTTGTTATATGTGAATGATGAATCTAAGTATACTTTGCAGCTTGGTTTGCAAGCCTTCAAGGTTAGCTCAGGCGTTAGCCAGTGGCACTTACTTATGGCGGGTTCGGTAATGGTAATGATTCCGGTCATCGCAATTTTCTTCATTTTCCAAAGATATTTTATCGAGGGTATGAACATCAGTGCTGGTACGAAAGGGTAA